The following are encoded together in the Rhodothermales bacterium genome:
- a CDS encoding alanine racemase yields MTDAAIPTPFIAIDAGIVQQNIESLAAYARANDLRLRPHIKTHKSLHLAALQLEAGAIGLTVAKPGEAEVMARLAGDILMAYPAVQPERCALLAHLALSTTIRVGVDSLYAAGVLSGAASAVGSTIGILVDLDVGLGRTGVQTPGAALTLAQEVDALPGLRLDGIMFYPGHIKSPADTQPAILSGIDALLGETIALWSRQGLEAKIVSGGSTPTAYQSHYIHHATEIRPGTYIFNDMNTVRGGYVSLDECAAHIVCTVVSDAVPGQVVVDAGSKTLTSDLCGPAPDSGYGYVIEYPEARIEKLTEEHGQIDLTRYFSRPKVGDRLTIIPNHICPCINLQDRVYWARAGEPVEALEVDARGRVF; encoded by the coding sequence GTGACGGATGCAGCGATTCCCACTCCCTTCATCGCGATCGATGCCGGCATCGTCCAGCAGAATATCGAGAGCTTGGCCGCCTATGCCCGGGCGAACGACCTGCGGCTCCGGCCACACATCAAAACCCATAAATCGCTCCATCTCGCGGCGCTCCAGCTGGAGGCCGGCGCGATCGGGCTAACCGTCGCCAAGCCGGGCGAGGCCGAGGTGATGGCCAGGCTGGCCGGCGACATCCTCATGGCCTACCCGGCCGTGCAGCCGGAGCGGTGCGCACTGCTGGCCCATCTGGCGCTTTCGACGACCATCCGCGTGGGAGTCGATTCCCTGTACGCCGCTGGCGTGTTGTCCGGCGCGGCCTCCGCGGTGGGCTCGACGATTGGGATCCTGGTCGACCTCGACGTGGGCCTCGGCCGCACCGGCGTGCAGACGCCCGGGGCCGCCCTGACACTGGCCCAGGAGGTCGATGCCCTCCCGGGCCTCCGGCTCGACGGCATCATGTTTTATCCCGGCCACATCAAGTCGCCGGCGGACACCCAACCCGCGATCCTGTCTGGCATCGACGCGTTGCTCGGCGAGACGATCGCCCTGTGGTCCCGCCAGGGCCTGGAGGCGAAGATCGTCTCGGGAGGCTCCACCCCGACCGCCTACCAATCGCACTACATCCATCACGCCACTGAAATCCGTCCGGGCACCTACATCTTCAACGACATGAACACGGTGCGCGGCGGCTACGTCTCGCTCGACGAATGTGCCGCACACATCGTCTGCACTGTCGTCAGCGATGCCGTGCCGGGGCAAGTGGTTGTGGATGCCGGCAGCAAAACGCTTACAAGCGACCTCTGCGGGCCGGCGCCGGACAGCGGCTACGGCTATGTGATCGAATACCCCGAGGCCCGCATCGAAAAGCTCACCGAGGAACACGGTCAGATCGACCTCACCCGGTATTTCTCCCGCCCGAAGGTGGGCGACCGGCTCACCATCATCCCCAATCATATTTGCCCCTGCATCAACCTGCAGGACCGCGTCTACTGGGCCCGCGCCGGCGAACCCGTCGAGGCGCTCGAGGTGGATGCGAGGGGAAGGGTGTTTTAG